Proteins encoded within one genomic window of Mesobacillus subterraneus:
- a CDS encoding bifunctional metallophosphatase/5'-nucleotidase produces the protein MEEVIHIYHTNDLHSHLEHWPSIHKLVTERRRWHEEEGDEVLVFDIGDHMDRWHPLSDATRGKANCRLLNKAGYDAATIGNNEGITLPFEDLDSMYLEKNFEMLIANLYNLDGSRPEWTKPYHIYISKSGTKIGVIGVTVNFARFYAQLGWKLNDPIDELKKCVDQLKGETDVIILLSHLGIHEDEMIAEMFPEIDVILGGHTHHILHEGKEVGGSLLAGAGKFGYYTDHVTLKLDGETKEILNKKAILYDMNEADQAHDELEVAEGYFLEGKRLMAERVTILPEDLTADPLQHSKLSIMLTQALREWCDADCAFMNAGMILKGLKQGSVTKFDLLEICPHPINPCTIRMSGAELKEVLLQTRDENGHICK, from the coding sequence ATGGAAGAAGTTATTCATATATACCATACGAATGATTTGCATAGCCATTTGGAGCACTGGCCAAGCATCCATAAGCTGGTGACTGAGCGGCGGCGCTGGCACGAGGAAGAGGGCGACGAAGTTCTTGTGTTCGATATCGGTGACCATATGGACCGCTGGCATCCGTTATCAGATGCAACCAGGGGAAAGGCGAATTGCCGTCTTTTGAATAAAGCCGGTTATGATGCAGCGACAATAGGTAATAATGAAGGCATCACTCTTCCTTTCGAAGACCTGGATTCGATGTATCTTGAAAAGAATTTCGAAATGCTGATAGCAAATCTATATAATCTGGATGGCAGCAGGCCGGAGTGGACTAAGCCATATCATATATACATAAGCAAAAGCGGGACTAAAATCGGTGTCATTGGCGTCACAGTTAATTTTGCGCGGTTTTATGCACAGCTGGGCTGGAAGCTGAACGACCCGATCGATGAATTAAAGAAATGCGTGGATCAGTTAAAAGGGGAAACAGATGTTATTATCCTCCTGTCACATTTAGGAATTCATGAGGATGAAATGATTGCCGAGATGTTCCCTGAAATTGACGTCATTCTCGGCGGGCATACCCACCATATTTTACACGAGGGAAAAGAAGTTGGAGGCAGCTTGCTTGCAGGAGCAGGGAAGTTTGGGTACTACACTGACCATGTGACATTGAAGCTGGATGGGGAAACAAAAGAAATTCTGAATAAGAAAGCGATACTCTATGATATGAACGAAGCTGATCAGGCTCATGACGAGCTGGAAGTCGCAGAAGGTTATTTCCTCGAAGGCAAAAGGCTGATGGCAGAACGTGTTACCATACTGCCAGAGGATTTAACGGCAGACCCGCTGCAGCATTCGAAGCTTTCCATTATGCTCACTCAGGCACTAAGAGAATGGTGCGATGCAGATTGTGCGTTTATGAATGCCGGGATGATCCTTAAAGGCCTGAAGCAGGGAAGTGTAACGAAGTTCGACCTTCTCGAAATTTGTCCGCACCCAATCAACCCTTGCACGATCAGAATGTCAGGCGCCGAGCTAAAAGAAGTGCTTCTTCAGACAAGGGATGAAAATGGCCACATCTGCAAATAA
- a CDS encoding YunC family protein, giving the protein MIDMSPIEIEGRTFLCISVKLPKTNLLVVTGDKGYIMCGALDVALLNEKLKSRKVIAGRAVGVKTIEELLESPLESVTYEAENLGAIKGMIGKEALLLMN; this is encoded by the coding sequence ATGATCGACATGTCACCTATCGAGATTGAAGGCAGGACGTTTTTATGCATATCTGTAAAACTGCCGAAAACAAACCTGCTTGTCGTTACAGGCGATAAAGGATATATTATGTGCGGTGCTCTGGATGTCGCACTTCTCAATGAAAAACTTAAGAGCAGGAAGGTCATTGCCGGCAGGGCGGTTGGCGTAAAAACTATCGAGGAATTGCTTGAGTCCCCGCTTGAGTCCGTCACGTATGAAGCGGAGAACCTAGGAGCAATAAAAGGTATGATCGGCAAAGAAGCATTGCTGCTCATGAATTAA
- a CDS encoding HD-GYP domain-containing protein has product MRLVATTSVEEGALLGKVIYNDKGQVLLNVGARLEGKILSRLVEFGIDYIYIKDPDTDDIIVRNSISDELRVNAIMTIGDTFKQVQLDTKVSQTFVLEKSAREFKKLISALLDELQRSKELLNLLSDVFLHDHYIFSHSLNVTLYALAIGIEMKLTPKELEQLGLGAILHDVGKMMVPEEILAKPGKLTAEEFQVIKAHAEDGFQMLRNIPTVPLIVAHCAYQHHERLNGAGYPRGLKENEIHLFGKILGVADVFDAVTSNRVYRPAMLPHEGLEILYSGSGSLFDPKVVDAFRRSVAIYPADLTVMLSDGRKGVVAEQNPRLSERPVVRILEENGRKVEPYQLDLQSNLSLMIVSCDTIIKYEYAANY; this is encoded by the coding sequence ATGAGACTCGTAGCCACCACTTCGGTAGAGGAAGGGGCTTTACTTGGTAAAGTCATCTATAATGATAAGGGCCAGGTTCTTTTAAACGTAGGTGCAAGGCTCGAAGGCAAAATTCTTAGCCGACTTGTAGAGTTTGGTATTGACTATATTTATATCAAAGACCCTGATACAGACGATATCATTGTGAGAAATTCCATTTCTGATGAATTGCGCGTTAATGCGATTATGACGATTGGGGATACATTCAAGCAAGTTCAGCTGGATACGAAGGTTTCACAAACCTTTGTACTGGAAAAATCAGCGAGGGAATTTAAGAAGCTGATCAGTGCTTTACTTGATGAGCTTCAAAGAAGCAAAGAGCTGTTGAATTTGCTGTCCGATGTGTTTCTGCATGACCACTATATTTTTTCTCATTCATTGAATGTTACTTTATATGCCTTGGCGATTGGAATCGAAATGAAGCTGACCCCAAAAGAGCTTGAGCAGCTGGGACTTGGTGCGATTTTACATGATGTTGGAAAAATGATGGTTCCAGAAGAAATTTTAGCAAAACCAGGCAAGCTGACTGCGGAAGAGTTCCAAGTCATAAAAGCCCATGCTGAGGATGGCTTTCAGATGCTCAGGAATATCCCGACCGTCCCGCTGATCGTGGCTCATTGTGCCTATCAGCATCACGAACGTTTGAATGGTGCAGGCTATCCGCGTGGATTGAAAGAGAACGAGATTCACTTATTTGGAAAGATACTTGGTGTGGCTGATGTTTTTGATGCGGTTACTTCTAATCGAGTATATCGTCCAGCGATGCTTCCGCATGAAGGGCTTGAAATCCTCTATTCGGGTTCTGGCAGTCTGTTTGATCCGAAGGTAGTCGATGCCTTCCGAAGATCGGTAGCAATATATCCAGCCGACCTTACCGTCATGTTAAGCGATGGGCGAAAGGGAGTAGTGGCTGAGCAGAATCCTCGGTTGAGTGAGCGCCCTGTTGTTCGTATACTGGAGGAAAACGGACGAAAAGTAGAACCATACCAGCTTGATTTGCAGTCGAACCTAAGCTTGATGATCGTCAGCTGTGATACGATTATTAAGTATGAGTATGCCGCTAATTATTAA
- the yunB gene encoding sporulation protein YunB, with protein MPKFGRRLPRKGPLPFRYVFLLTFVFFSFSTAAGLWIIDKGLEPTLMDYARSQTRKIATLVINKAINKKIANGMDIDKVIEFVPVDNGTTTVVKFNTEIINRVKAETTNIVQMNLKEAERGNLTSLELLSDVELVTDEEDREAGIIYYVPLGQATNNALLGNMGPRVPVKFNAIGDVTADVVWETEEHGINNTLINVSVRVKVNVQIIIPFSTEVATVQEDIPIGSFYYPGKVPQFYNGGGSTTPAIQLPGE; from the coding sequence TTGCCAAAATTCGGCCGGCGGCTGCCTCGGAAAGGGCCCTTGCCTTTCAGGTATGTATTCCTGCTGACATTCGTCTTTTTTTCCTTTTCAACAGCAGCAGGGCTGTGGATCATAGATAAAGGGCTCGAGCCCACATTAATGGATTATGCAAGATCTCAAACAAGAAAAATTGCTACGCTTGTAATCAATAAAGCAATCAATAAGAAGATTGCCAATGGCATGGATATTGATAAAGTAATTGAGTTTGTGCCAGTAGATAACGGAACGACCACTGTAGTGAAATTTAATACTGAAATCATCAACAGGGTAAAAGCAGAAACGACTAACATTGTACAGATGAATTTAAAAGAAGCTGAAAGAGGGAATCTCACCTCGCTTGAGTTGCTATCAGATGTCGAGCTTGTCACCGATGAGGAAGACAGGGAAGCAGGCATCATTTATTATGTTCCATTAGGGCAGGCCACCAATAATGCACTTCTAGGTAATATGGGTCCGAGGGTTCCGGTCAAGTTCAACGCGATTGGTGATGTGACTGCTGATGTAGTCTGGGAAACAGAGGAGCACGGCATTAACAATACACTGATCAATGTTTCGGTTAGGGTGAAGGTCAATGTGCAAATTATTATTCCTTTTTCGACTGAAGTAGCTACGGTTCAAGAAGACATTCCAATTGGCAGCTTCTACTACCCAGGAAAAGTACCTCAATTTTACAATGGCGGAGGATCTACAACACCAGCTATCCAGCTTCCCGGCGAATAA
- a CDS encoding Na+/H+ antiporter NhaC family protein, producing MENTIFSLLPPLVAILMVVITRRVLLSLGTGIIAAAFLLAEFNIAETFAIVWDAAKAIVVADGELNTYSLYIILFLLLLGTITAFISISGGSRAFGEWAMKRVKTRVGAQLVGAFLGIIIFIDDYFNALAVGQITRPITDRQKVSRAKLAYLIDSTSAPVCVISPISSWGAYIIALIGTILAAHGVSEYTAFSAFMQMAPMNFYALAALAMVFIVALRNIEIGPMKKHEERAITEGIVVSQDKPVPGELKDDLPTSTKGTVGDLVWPIVALVAGTVGMMLWTGASAVEGNVTILAIFENTDVTKSLVTGGLLGLAVALILFVRQAVVLKGVNANVFSKGIVEGIKSMLPAIYILVFAWVIVDLIGRLETGKYLAGIVESSNINTSFLPFLLFLVAGIMAFSTGTSWGSFGILLPIAGDIAAAADITLMLPALAAVLAGAVFGDHCSPISDTTILSSTGAGAHHLDHVMTQLPYALISAAIASAGFLVIGFTGSTLGALAVVAILLVAFAFIFGSKTTQEEVLKENLAE from the coding sequence ATGGAAAACACAATTTTTTCATTGCTGCCGCCATTAGTGGCAATCTTAATGGTAGTGATCACAAGGCGAGTGCTGCTATCGCTGGGGACGGGCATCATCGCAGCGGCTTTTTTGCTAGCTGAATTTAATATCGCAGAAACATTTGCTATCGTGTGGGATGCGGCAAAAGCAATCGTTGTCGCAGATGGAGAACTGAACACATATAGCTTGTACATCATCCTTTTCTTATTATTATTGGGAACCATCACTGCATTCATTTCCATCTCAGGCGGAAGCCGCGCGTTTGGTGAATGGGCGATGAAGCGTGTTAAAACCAGAGTAGGCGCACAGTTAGTCGGCGCATTTTTAGGGATTATTATTTTTATTGATGATTATTTCAATGCTTTGGCAGTCGGCCAAATAACACGTCCGATTACAGACCGACAAAAGGTTTCGCGTGCTAAGCTTGCTTATTTGATTGACTCTACTTCTGCACCAGTCTGTGTCATCTCGCCGATTTCGAGCTGGGGTGCATACATTATTGCTTTGATTGGTACCATTCTTGCTGCTCATGGAGTTAGCGAATATACGGCTTTTTCAGCTTTCATGCAAATGGCGCCTATGAACTTTTACGCACTGGCAGCGTTAGCCATGGTCTTTATCGTTGCTCTTCGAAATATCGAAATTGGACCTATGAAAAAGCATGAAGAACGTGCGATCACTGAAGGAATTGTCGTTTCGCAGGACAAGCCTGTACCGGGAGAACTGAAGGATGACCTTCCTACAAGCACAAAAGGAACAGTTGGAGACCTTGTATGGCCGATTGTAGCCCTTGTCGCTGGAACTGTAGGTATGATGCTTTGGACTGGAGCAAGCGCTGTGGAAGGCAATGTTACCATCCTAGCGATCTTCGAAAACACAGATGTAACGAAGTCTCTTGTTACTGGCGGATTGCTCGGCCTAGCTGTTGCGCTGATTCTGTTTGTAAGGCAGGCAGTAGTTTTAAAAGGCGTTAATGCTAATGTTTTTAGCAAAGGGATTGTTGAGGGCATTAAGTCAATGCTCCCGGCTATTTATATCCTGGTCTTCGCATGGGTCATTGTTGATTTGATTGGAAGACTTGAAACAGGCAAGTATCTAGCTGGTATTGTTGAAAGCTCTAATATTAATACCTCATTCCTGCCGTTCCTGCTATTCCTTGTAGCTGGAATCATGGCTTTCTCAACAGGGACTTCATGGGGATCATTCGGCATCCTGCTTCCAATTGCCGGCGATATCGCTGCTGCAGCTGATATCACGCTCATGCTGCCAGCATTAGCAGCTGTATTGGCGGGCGCGGTTTTTGGTGACCACTGCTCACCAATATCCGATACGACGATTCTTTCATCAACAGGAGCTGGCGCGCACCACTTAGACCATGTCATGACCCAGCTGCCTTACGCATTGATTTCCGCTGCGATTGCATCTGCAGGATTCCTGGTCATTGGATTCACTGGCAGCACTTTAGGAGCACTTGCGGTTGTGGCAATCCTGCTCGTTGCTTTTGCTTTCATTTTTGGAAGCAAGACAACACAGGAAGAAGTGTTAAAAGAAAATCTTGCAGAATAA
- a CDS encoding sodium-dependent transporter → MENRPQWGTRAGFILAAVGSAVGLGNIWRFPGVAYENGGGAFFFPYLFALLTAGIPILILEFTIGHKYRGSAPLSYFRIRKGAEWIGWWQLAVSFVISTYYAVIIAWAMSYAYFSLSKQWGDDPLTFLVGDYLKVVDAGQVGSIVPGVFLPLVIVWVITLGILFKGVKKGIEVANKIFIPALVILFLVIVVRALTLDGAVDGINAFFKPDWSQIFNGKVWVAAYGQIFFSLSIAFAIMITYSSYLPKKSDITNNAFITAFANSSFELLAGIGVFAALGFMAMQSGQPIDQVVSKGVILAFAVFPQIINELPAFSAAFGVLFFVSLTLAGLSSLISIVETYVAGVQDKFNVSRTKAVAIGGGLSALISILFATQGGLNFLDSADAFINNYGVALAGLVEVVFIVWVAKELNSLRSHADEISDIRLGSWWVISLKYITPIVLGIMMVMNILTDIKTSYGGYPVMFNLYSGWLVAIGAIVAGFVFANVKKWDKSLYEIPQDKGVSK, encoded by the coding sequence ATGGAAAATCGTCCACAGTGGGGAACGAGGGCAGGATTCATTCTTGCCGCAGTAGGATCGGCAGTCGGGTTGGGAAATATTTGGCGCTTCCCGGGAGTAGCATATGAGAATGGAGGGGGAGCATTCTTCTTCCCATACCTATTCGCACTCTTGACAGCAGGTATTCCAATTTTGATTTTGGAATTCACAATCGGTCACAAATATCGCGGTTCTGCACCATTAAGTTACTTTAGAATCCGTAAAGGAGCTGAATGGATTGGCTGGTGGCAGCTTGCTGTATCCTTTGTCATTTCGACTTATTATGCAGTTATCATCGCATGGGCAATGTCCTACGCTTATTTCTCGCTAAGCAAGCAATGGGGAGACGACCCGCTGACATTCCTTGTGGGTGATTATCTAAAAGTAGTCGACGCTGGTCAGGTTGGAAGTATCGTACCTGGTGTATTCCTTCCATTAGTCATTGTTTGGGTCATTACTCTTGGTATTTTGTTCAAGGGAGTTAAGAAAGGTATCGAAGTTGCGAACAAAATTTTTATTCCTGCACTTGTTATTTTATTCTTGGTAATCGTTGTTCGCGCATTGACTCTTGATGGAGCTGTTGATGGTATCAATGCATTCTTCAAGCCAGACTGGAGCCAGATCTTTAATGGTAAAGTATGGGTTGCGGCTTATGGACAGATTTTCTTCAGTTTATCCATTGCTTTTGCCATCATGATCACTTATTCAAGTTATCTTCCTAAGAAATCTGATATTACAAACAACGCATTCATTACAGCATTTGCTAACTCTTCTTTTGAGTTGCTGGCTGGTATCGGGGTATTCGCGGCATTGGGCTTCATGGCAATGCAATCGGGTCAACCAATCGACCAGGTAGTAAGCAAAGGTGTAATCCTTGCATTCGCGGTATTCCCGCAAATCATTAATGAATTGCCAGCATTCAGCGCAGCTTTCGGAGTACTATTCTTCGTCAGCTTGACACTTGCCGGACTATCTTCATTGATTTCAATCGTTGAGACTTATGTTGCAGGTGTGCAGGATAAATTCAATGTTTCCCGTACAAAAGCTGTAGCAATAGGCGGCGGTCTATCTGCTTTGATTTCGATTCTGTTTGCAACTCAGGGCGGTTTGAACTTCCTCGACTCAGCGGATGCGTTCATCAATAACTATGGTGTTGCTCTTGCAGGGCTTGTCGAAGTTGTCTTTATCGTTTGGGTAGCGAAGGAGCTGAACAGCCTCCGCAGCCACGCTGATGAAATCTCTGATATCCGCCTTGGAAGCTGGTGGGTCATTTCTTTGAAATATATCACTCCAATCGTTTTGGGTATCATGATGGTCATGAACATCCTGACAGATATTAAAACAAGCTACGGCGGCTACCCAGTGATGTTTAATCTTTACTCTGGCTGGCTTGTGGCGATCGGTGCGATCGTTGCCGGATTTGTTTTTGCCAATGTGAAGAAATGGGATAAATCGCTATACGAAATTCCACAAGACAAGGGGGTTTCAAAATAA
- a CDS encoding methionine/alanine import family NSS transporter small subunit, translated as MDLSALVMMVAGVVIIWGGLAASVIHAVRKARS; from the coding sequence ATGGATTTAAGTGCATTAGTAATGATGGTTGCAGGTGTGGTAATTATCTGGGGAGGACTTGCTGCGAGTGTCATTCACGCAGTAAGGAAAGCCCGTTCATAA
- a CDS encoding M23 family metallopeptidase → MFVNNAAAAEQGQEDVYKKRMELYNKVEAVTQIPWYYIAAVDQYERNVRQARKDLPKAEGVAGVYFKPEEWAGLLNPNPEDDNPVSIQFFNGIGFDGNGDGKASLKDDEDVLQAFAQYLLSYGTDHENLKIGLWNYYKRDKTVGIIIGKAMIYKHFGRLNLDTHVFPMPLRSNHSYNNTWGDARGWGGRRIHEGTDIFAGYGVPVRATGYGIVEMKGWNKYGGWRVGIRDINNTYHYFAHLSGFAKDLKVGQIVEPGTIIGGVGSSGYGPPGTSGKFPPHLHYGMYKDNGYTEWSFDPYPHLKMWARQERARLKK, encoded by the coding sequence TTGTTCGTCAATAATGCAGCTGCAGCTGAGCAGGGGCAAGAAGATGTATATAAAAAAAGGATGGAACTCTATAACAAAGTAGAAGCTGTCACCCAGATTCCCTGGTACTATATTGCTGCGGTAGACCAATATGAGCGGAATGTCCGCCAGGCAAGGAAGGATTTGCCTAAGGCTGAAGGTGTTGCCGGGGTTTATTTTAAGCCTGAAGAGTGGGCAGGGCTTCTGAATCCTAATCCGGAGGATGACAATCCCGTTTCCATTCAATTTTTCAATGGAATTGGATTCGATGGGAATGGTGATGGCAAAGCCAGTTTAAAGGATGATGAAGATGTACTCCAGGCTTTTGCACAATACTTACTTTCTTATGGGACCGATCATGAAAACTTAAAAATTGGACTGTGGAATTACTATAAGCGCGACAAAACAGTTGGGATCATCATTGGCAAAGCGATGATTTACAAGCATTTCGGCAGGTTAAATCTCGATACACATGTATTTCCTATGCCACTCAGGAGCAACCACAGCTATAACAATACCTGGGGCGATGCCCGGGGCTGGGGCGGCAGACGAATTCATGAAGGTACCGATATATTTGCTGGCTATGGGGTGCCTGTACGCGCGACAGGATACGGAATCGTTGAGATGAAAGGCTGGAACAAATACGGCGGATGGCGGGTCGGCATTCGCGATATAAATAACACTTACCATTATTTTGCTCACTTAAGCGGCTTCGCAAAAGACCTTAAGGTAGGGCAAATAGTTGAGCCTGGAACCATAATCGGAGGTGTTGGCAGCTCCGGGTATGGACCTCCAGGAACAAGCGGCAAATTCCCTCCCCACCTGCATTACGGTATGTATAAGGACAATGGGTATACCGAATGGTCATTTGATCCCTATCCACATCTGAAAATGTGGGCTAGACAGGAAAGAGCAAGACTGAAAAAATAA
- a CDS encoding YhcN/YlaJ family sporulation lipoprotein gives MKKAIMALGICGTVAMTGCGADDDQASPNGRDGGAGIYQQSGNTLNVNDDRPDLYNENGRKGMKDRSEDFGYVRHQKTGVMGADDMNNAYTAIDREQIADMISRFSLMAQNVDDVSTLVTDEEVLIVYETDSENRDQTADQVKRMAMSVVPRWFHVYVSDDTTLRNEVENFASLDTDSRDVDDLVDGVVKQMLKSPQGRDMTTGENANGEAEGELNEETDKDDISRQMQQGK, from the coding sequence TTGAAAAAAGCAATAATGGCTCTCGGCATTTGCGGAACTGTAGCTATGACGGGATGTGGGGCCGATGATGATCAGGCTTCACCAAATGGACGTGATGGAGGGGCTGGAATTTACCAGCAGAGCGGCAACACATTAAATGTAAATGATGACCGTCCAGATTTATACAACGAAAATGGACGCAAAGGAATGAAAGACAGAAGCGAGGACTTCGGATATGTGCGCCATCAAAAAACAGGAGTGATGGGCGCCGATGATATGAACAATGCATACACAGCAATCGACCGCGAACAAATTGCAGATATGATCAGCAGATTTAGTTTAATGGCACAGAATGTAGATGATGTGTCGACACTTGTTACCGACGAGGAAGTGCTGATTGTATACGAAACAGACTCTGAGAATCGCGATCAGACTGCGGACCAGGTGAAACGTATGGCGATGTCAGTAGTTCCTCGCTGGTTCCATGTTTACGTGTCAGACGACACGACGCTTCGGAATGAGGTCGAGAACTTTGCCTCACTCGATACAGATAGCCGCGATGTCGACGATTTGGTCGATGGCGTCGTAAAACAAATGCTTAAATCTCCTCAAGGCCGTGACATGACTACTGGTGAAAATGCCAATGGTGAAGCAGAGGGCGAACTGAACGAAGAAACGGACAAAGACGATATCTCAAGACAGATGCAACAAGGAAAATAA
- a CDS encoding YutD family protein has translation MICINNLCYEIVDESREGFNEEAFRARYSEILTKYDYIVGDWGYGQLRLRGFFDDQNQKSTFDTKISTVSEYLYEYCNFGCAYFVAKKVAKQNVDK, from the coding sequence ATGATTTGCATTAATAATTTATGTTACGAAATAGTGGACGAAAGCAGGGAGGGCTTTAATGAAGAAGCCTTTCGCGCCAGATACAGCGAAATTTTAACGAAATATGACTATATTGTTGGCGACTGGGGATATGGACAGCTTCGGTTAAGAGGCTTTTTCGATGATCAAAATCAGAAGTCAACTTTCGATACGAAAATCAGTACCGTAAGTGAGTACTTATATGAGTATTGCAATTTTGGCTGTGCTTATTTTGTAGCCAAGAAGGTCGCGAAACAAAACGTAGATAAATAA